A single Sorex araneus isolate mSorAra2 chromosome 8, mSorAra2.pri, whole genome shotgun sequence DNA region contains:
- the SPRED3 gene encoding sprouty-related, EVH1 domain-containing protein 3 isoform X11 — MVRVRAVVMARDDSSGGWLPVGGGGLSQITLECTLRPGLVYNKVNPIFHHWSLGDCKFGLTFQSPGEADEFQKSLLAALAALGRGSLTPSSSSSSSSSSSPSQDTAETPCPLTSHVDSDSSSSHSRQETPPIAGAATPILTVESAAGFGPASSPQRRRSSAQSFPPLLPFTGILEASEALAGPGGPGWGGRGYEDYRRTGPPPPLALSTCVVRFAKTGTLRGAALGPPAALPAPLAAEAVPPAPPTRPPPGPGPAPAPAKASPEAEEAARCVHCRALFRRRADGRGGRCAEAPDPGQLLVRRLSCLWCAESLLYHCLSDAEGDFSDPCACEPGHPRPAARWAALAALSLAVPCLCCYAPLRACHWVAARCGCAGCGGRHEEAAR; from the exons ATGGTTCGGGTCCGAGCTGTGGTGATGGCCCGAGATGACTCCAGTGGGGGCTGGCTgcccgtggggggcgggggcctcaGCCAG ATCACCTTGGAGTGTACCCTGAGGCCAGGCTTGGTTTACAACAAAGTGAACCCCATCTTTCATCACTGGAGCCTGGGTGACTGCAAGTTTGGGCTGACGTTTCAGAGTCCGGGGGAAGCAGATGAGTTCCAGAAAAGCCTGCTGGCTGCCCTGGCCGCGCTGGGCCGAG gCTCGctcaccccttcctcctcctcctcctcctcctcttcctcctccccttcccaggACACAGCAGAGACACCCTGTCCTCTGACG TCCCACGTGGACAGCGACTCCTCCTCCAGTCACAGTCGCCAGGAGACGCCTCCCATCGCAGGGGCAGCGACCCCCATCCTCACCGTGGAGTCAGCCGCCGGCTTCGGGCCCGCCTCGTCCCCGCAGCGCCGCCGCTCCTCGGCGCAG AGCTTCCCTCCGCTCCTGCCGTTCACGGGGATCCTGGAGGCCTCAGAGGCCCTGGCCGGGCCCGGGGGCCCTGGCTGGGGTGGCCGCGGCTATGAGGATTATCGGCGCACcgggccacccccgcccctcgcccTGTCCACCTGCGTCGTGCGCTTCGCCAAGACGGGCACCTTGCGGGGCGCCGCGCTGGGGCCCCCggcggccctccccgcccctctcgcCGCCGAGGCCGtgcccccggcgccccccacgcgcccgcccccgggcccgggccccgcccccgcccccgccaaggCCTCCCCGGAGGCGGAGGAGGCGGCGCGCTGCGTGCACTGCCGCGCGCTCTTTCGCCGCCGAGCAGACGGCCGGGGCGGCCGCTGCGCCGAGGCCCCGGACCCGGGCCAGCTGCTGGTGCGCCGGCTCAGCTGCCTGTGGTGCGCCGAGAGTTTGCTCTACCACTGCCTGTCGGACGCCGAGGGCGACTTCTCGGACCCTTGCGCCTGCGAGCCGGGCCACCCGCGGCCGGCGGCGCGCTGGGCCGCGCTGGCCGCGCTCTCGCTGGCCGTGCCCTGCCTGTGCTGCTACGCGCCCCTGCGTGCCTGCCACTGGGTCGCGGCGCGCTGCGGCTGCGCGGGCTGCGGGGGCCGCCACGAGGAGGCTGCGCGGTGA
- the SPRED3 gene encoding sprouty-related, EVH1 domain-containing protein 3 isoform X10: MSGPRGQARGGGPPGALRHPRGAPPGPETPPPSCLPQITLECTLRPGLVYNKVNPIFHHWSLGDCKFGLTFQSPGEADEFQKSLLAALAALGRGSLTPSSSSSSSSSSSPSQDTAETPCPLTSHVDSDSSSSHSRQETPPIAGAATPILTVESAAGFGPASSPQRRRSSAQSFPPLLPFTGILEASEALAGPGGPGWGGRGYEDYRRTGPPPPLALSTCVVRFAKTGTLRGAALGPPAALPAPLAAEAVPPAPPTRPPPGPGPAPAPAKASPEAEEAARCVHCRALFRRRADGRGGRCAEAPDPGQLLVRRLSCLWCAESLLYHCLSDAEGDFSDPCACEPGHPRPAARWAALAALSLAVPCLCCYAPLRACHWVAARCGCAGCGGRHEEAAR; encoded by the exons ATGTCGGGTCCGAGGGGCCAGGCCCGAGGGGGGGGCCCGCCAGGGGCACTACGTCATCCACGGGGAGCGCCTCCGGGACCAGAAA CTCCCcccccctcctgccttcctcAGATCACCTTGGAGTGTACCCTGAGGCCAGGCTTGGTTTACAACAAAGTGAACCCCATCTTTCATCACTGGAGCCTGGGTGACTGCAAGTTTGGGCTGACGTTTCAGAGTCCGGGGGAAGCAGATGAGTTCCAGAAAAGCCTGCTGGCTGCCCTGGCCGCGCTGGGCCGAG gCTCGctcaccccttcctcctcctcctcctcctcctcttcctcctccccttcccaggACACAGCAGAGACACCCTGTCCTCTGACG TCCCACGTGGACAGCGACTCCTCCTCCAGTCACAGTCGCCAGGAGACGCCTCCCATCGCAGGGGCAGCGACCCCCATCCTCACCGTGGAGTCAGCCGCCGGCTTCGGGCCCGCCTCGTCCCCGCAGCGCCGCCGCTCCTCGGCGCAG AGCTTCCCTCCGCTCCTGCCGTTCACGGGGATCCTGGAGGCCTCAGAGGCCCTGGCCGGGCCCGGGGGCCCTGGCTGGGGTGGCCGCGGCTATGAGGATTATCGGCGCACcgggccacccccgcccctcgcccTGTCCACCTGCGTCGTGCGCTTCGCCAAGACGGGCACCTTGCGGGGCGCCGCGCTGGGGCCCCCggcggccctccccgcccctctcgcCGCCGAGGCCGtgcccccggcgccccccacgcgcccgcccccgggcccgggccccgcccccgcccccgccaaggCCTCCCCGGAGGCGGAGGAGGCGGCGCGCTGCGTGCACTGCCGCGCGCTCTTTCGCCGCCGAGCAGACGGCCGGGGCGGCCGCTGCGCCGAGGCCCCGGACCCGGGCCAGCTGCTGGTGCGCCGGCTCAGCTGCCTGTGGTGCGCCGAGAGTTTGCTCTACCACTGCCTGTCGGACGCCGAGGGCGACTTCTCGGACCCTTGCGCCTGCGAGCCGGGCCACCCGCGGCCGGCGGCGCGCTGGGCCGCGCTGGCCGCGCTCTCGCTGGCCGTGCCCTGCCTGTGCTGCTACGCGCCCCTGCGTGCCTGCCACTGGGTCGCGGCGCGCTGCGGCTGCGCGGGCTGCGGGGGCCGCCACGAGGAGGCTGCGCGGTGA
- the SPRED3 gene encoding sprouty-related, EVH1 domain-containing protein 3 isoform X12, producing MGFTILYAVPQEESGLWAPPPSCLPQITLECTLRPGLVYNKVNPIFHHWSLGDCKFGLTFQSPGEADEFQKSLLAALAALGRGSLTPSSSSSSSSSSSPSQDTAETPCPLTSHVDSDSSSSHSRQETPPIAGAATPILTVESAAGFGPASSPQRRRSSAQSFPPLLPFTGILEASEALAGPGGPGWGGRGYEDYRRTGPPPPLALSTCVVRFAKTGTLRGAALGPPAALPAPLAAEAVPPAPPTRPPPGPGPAPAPAKASPEAEEAARCVHCRALFRRRADGRGGRCAEAPDPGQLLVRRLSCLWCAESLLYHCLSDAEGDFSDPCACEPGHPRPAARWAALAALSLAVPCLCCYAPLRACHWVAARCGCAGCGGRHEEAAR from the exons ATGGGGTTCACAATCCTGTATGCGGTGCCGCAGGAAGAATCTGGGCTCTGGG CTCCCcccccctcctgccttcctcAGATCACCTTGGAGTGTACCCTGAGGCCAGGCTTGGTTTACAACAAAGTGAACCCCATCTTTCATCACTGGAGCCTGGGTGACTGCAAGTTTGGGCTGACGTTTCAGAGTCCGGGGGAAGCAGATGAGTTCCAGAAAAGCCTGCTGGCTGCCCTGGCCGCGCTGGGCCGAG gCTCGctcaccccttcctcctcctcctcctcctcctcttcctcctccccttcccaggACACAGCAGAGACACCCTGTCCTCTGACG TCCCACGTGGACAGCGACTCCTCCTCCAGTCACAGTCGCCAGGAGACGCCTCCCATCGCAGGGGCAGCGACCCCCATCCTCACCGTGGAGTCAGCCGCCGGCTTCGGGCCCGCCTCGTCCCCGCAGCGCCGCCGCTCCTCGGCGCAG AGCTTCCCTCCGCTCCTGCCGTTCACGGGGATCCTGGAGGCCTCAGAGGCCCTGGCCGGGCCCGGGGGCCCTGGCTGGGGTGGCCGCGGCTATGAGGATTATCGGCGCACcgggccacccccgcccctcgcccTGTCCACCTGCGTCGTGCGCTTCGCCAAGACGGGCACCTTGCGGGGCGCCGCGCTGGGGCCCCCggcggccctccccgcccctctcgcCGCCGAGGCCGtgcccccggcgccccccacgcgcccgcccccgggcccgggccccgcccccgcccccgccaaggCCTCCCCGGAGGCGGAGGAGGCGGCGCGCTGCGTGCACTGCCGCGCGCTCTTTCGCCGCCGAGCAGACGGCCGGGGCGGCCGCTGCGCCGAGGCCCCGGACCCGGGCCAGCTGCTGGTGCGCCGGCTCAGCTGCCTGTGGTGCGCCGAGAGTTTGCTCTACCACTGCCTGTCGGACGCCGAGGGCGACTTCTCGGACCCTTGCGCCTGCGAGCCGGGCCACCCGCGGCCGGCGGCGCGCTGGGCCGCGCTGGCCGCGCTCTCGCTGGCCGTGCCCTGCCTGTGCTGCTACGCGCCCCTGCGTGCCTGCCACTGGGTCGCGGCGCGCTGCGGCTGCGCGGGCTGCGGGGGCCGCCACGAGGAGGCTGCGCGGTGA
- the SPRED3 gene encoding sprouty-related, EVH1 domain-containing protein 3 isoform X9, whose amino-acid sequence MRCRRKNLGSGITLECTLRPGLVYNKVNPIFHHWSLGDCKFGLTFQSPGEADEFQKSLLAALAALGRGSLTPSSSSSSSSSSSPSQDTAETPCPLTSHVDSDSSSSHSRQETPPIAGAATPILTVESAAGFGPASSPQRRRSSAQSFPPLLPFTGILEASEALAGPGGPGWGGRGYEDYRRTGPPPPLALSTCVVRFAKTGTLRGAALGPPAALPAPLAAEAVPPAPPTRPPPGPGPAPAPAKASPEAEEAARCVHCRALFRRRADGRGGRCAEAPDPGQLLVRRLSCLWCAESLLYHCLSDAEGDFSDPCACEPGHPRPAARWAALAALSLAVPCLCCYAPLRACHWVAARCGCAGCGGRHEEAAR is encoded by the exons ATGCGGTGCCGCAGGAAGAATCTGGGCTCTGGG ATCACCTTGGAGTGTACCCTGAGGCCAGGCTTGGTTTACAACAAAGTGAACCCCATCTTTCATCACTGGAGCCTGGGTGACTGCAAGTTTGGGCTGACGTTTCAGAGTCCGGGGGAAGCAGATGAGTTCCAGAAAAGCCTGCTGGCTGCCCTGGCCGCGCTGGGCCGAG gCTCGctcaccccttcctcctcctcctcctcctcctcttcctcctccccttcccaggACACAGCAGAGACACCCTGTCCTCTGACG TCCCACGTGGACAGCGACTCCTCCTCCAGTCACAGTCGCCAGGAGACGCCTCCCATCGCAGGGGCAGCGACCCCCATCCTCACCGTGGAGTCAGCCGCCGGCTTCGGGCCCGCCTCGTCCCCGCAGCGCCGCCGCTCCTCGGCGCAG AGCTTCCCTCCGCTCCTGCCGTTCACGGGGATCCTGGAGGCCTCAGAGGCCCTGGCCGGGCCCGGGGGCCCTGGCTGGGGTGGCCGCGGCTATGAGGATTATCGGCGCACcgggccacccccgcccctcgcccTGTCCACCTGCGTCGTGCGCTTCGCCAAGACGGGCACCTTGCGGGGCGCCGCGCTGGGGCCCCCggcggccctccccgcccctctcgcCGCCGAGGCCGtgcccccggcgccccccacgcgcccgcccccgggcccgggccccgcccccgcccccgccaaggCCTCCCCGGAGGCGGAGGAGGCGGCGCGCTGCGTGCACTGCCGCGCGCTCTTTCGCCGCCGAGCAGACGGCCGGGGCGGCCGCTGCGCCGAGGCCCCGGACCCGGGCCAGCTGCTGGTGCGCCGGCTCAGCTGCCTGTGGTGCGCCGAGAGTTTGCTCTACCACTGCCTGTCGGACGCCGAGGGCGACTTCTCGGACCCTTGCGCCTGCGAGCCGGGCCACCCGCGGCCGGCGGCGCGCTGGGCCGCGCTGGCCGCGCTCTCGCTGGCCGTGCCCTGCCTGTGCTGCTACGCGCCCCTGCGTGCCTGCCACTGGGTCGCGGCGCGCTGCGGCTGCGCGGGCTGCGGGGGCCGCCACGAGGAGGCTGCGCGGTGA